One region of Thermoanaerobacterales bacterium genomic DNA includes:
- a CDS encoding IreB family regulatory phosphoprotein: protein MDQDRSQHTVRFERPPEKAAVIPEIMLTVYEALKEKGYNPIHQMVGYLISGDPAYITSHKNARNLIRRLERDELLEELLRSYLAVNDPVQK, encoded by the coding sequence ATGGATCAGGACCGGTCACAACACACGGTGCGTTTTGAGCGACCGCCGGAAAAGGCGGCGGTGATCCCGGAAATCATGCTGACAGTGTACGAGGCTCTGAAGGAGAAAGGGTATAACCCGATCCACCAGATGGTCGGTTACCTGATCTCCGGGGACCCGGCCTATATTACAAGCCACAAGAACGCTCGCAACTTGATTCGGCGGCTGGAACGTGATGAACTCCTGGAGGAACTCTTGAGGAGTTACCTGGCGGTGAACGATCCCGTGCAGAAATAG
- the alaS gene encoding alanine--tRNA ligase, with the protein MRGSDIRRQFLDFFAARGHRVLPSASLIPANDPSLLWTAAGMVPFKPYFTGAATPHFRRAVTCQKCLRTPDIEQVGRTARHHTFFEMLGNFSFGDYFKEKAIPWAWEFVTRELGLDPGRLWISIYLDDDEAFEHWRGEGVPPERIVRLGKDTNFWEIGVGPCGPCSEIYYDLGPERGCGNPQCAPGCDCDRYLEIWNLVFIQFFRNEQGEYHPLERRGIDTGMGLERVASVLQKVPTNFDTDLFREVMDHTAALLGVRYGSEENVDLALKVIADHGRAVTFAIGDGVLPSNEGRGYVIRRLLRRAARLGFLLGRRTAFLHEVAGAVIAQMASAYPELKRLSDHIRRVIRHEEERFSQTLTVGIEILGREIESVRARGGTVLDGETAFRLYDTYGFPLELTREIVAEQGLAVDESGFRTAMEAQRERARAARGQSEYISERGAFYRDLRDELGETRFVGYTELESVCRVAAILADDRRAPAAGPGETVEAVFDVTPCYAEGGGQVADHAVVMDASGLKARVTEVVRPVDGLFLHRVEITEGNLREGQTVKVAVDAVRRRAVCRNHTATHLLHRALKDVLGEHANQAGSLVAPDRLRFDFTHYQAPTAEELARVEKEVNAAVFNDLPVDAFTTSYEHARELGATALFGEKYGDTVRVVRVGDFSMELCGGTHVPSTGTIGLFKITGEGSVGAGLRRIEALTGEAALAHLLQREVQVEAISRALKAAPEQVVDRVEGLVRTVKSLERENEHLRDRVAATEVLDILGQAREHNGVKVLVTRVRPREMAELRGLVDVLRDRLGPAVIVLGAATGERVNLVAAVDRGLTARGLHAGQIVKEAAAIVGGGGGGRPEMAQAGGKEPVRLNEALERARTAVLRSLRSQATAEEGR; encoded by the coding sequence ATGCGGGGCAGCGACATCAGGCGACAATTCCTTGACTTCTTTGCGGCACGCGGGCACCGGGTACTACCCAGTGCCTCGCTCATTCCCGCCAACGACCCCAGCCTCCTGTGGACGGCGGCGGGGATGGTGCCGTTCAAACCATATTTCACCGGCGCCGCCACCCCCCATTTCCGGCGCGCCGTCACCTGCCAGAAGTGCCTGCGCACTCCGGACATCGAACAGGTCGGGCGCACGGCGCGGCACCACACCTTCTTTGAGATGCTCGGCAACTTCTCCTTCGGCGACTATTTCAAAGAAAAGGCCATCCCCTGGGCATGGGAGTTCGTTACCCGGGAGCTGGGCCTGGACCCGGGGCGGTTGTGGATCTCCATCTACCTCGATGACGACGAAGCCTTCGAGCACTGGCGCGGGGAGGGGGTTCCCCCGGAGCGCATTGTACGTCTCGGCAAGGATACAAACTTCTGGGAGATCGGAGTCGGGCCCTGCGGTCCGTGTTCTGAGATCTACTATGACCTGGGCCCGGAACGGGGATGCGGCAACCCGCAATGCGCCCCGGGGTGCGACTGTGACCGTTACCTCGAGATCTGGAACCTGGTCTTTATCCAGTTTTTCCGGAACGAGCAAGGGGAGTACCACCCCCTGGAACGCAGGGGGATCGACACGGGTATGGGCCTTGAACGGGTGGCCTCCGTGCTCCAAAAGGTGCCCACGAATTTCGACACCGACCTCTTCCGCGAGGTAATGGACCATACGGCGGCGCTCCTCGGCGTACGGTATGGCTCGGAGGAGAATGTGGACCTGGCCCTCAAGGTGATCGCCGATCACGGCCGGGCCGTCACCTTCGCCATCGGCGACGGCGTGTTGCCATCCAACGAGGGCCGCGGTTACGTCATTCGCCGCCTTCTCCGGCGCGCGGCGCGCTTGGGGTTTCTCCTTGGGCGCCGGACGGCCTTCCTCCACGAGGTGGCCGGCGCCGTCATCGCCCAGATGGCCTCGGCCTACCCCGAACTCAAACGCCTCTCTGACCATATCCGGCGGGTTATCCGGCACGAAGAGGAGCGGTTCTCGCAGACACTGACGGTTGGGATCGAGATCCTGGGCCGCGAGATCGAAAGCGTGCGGGCTCGAGGCGGGACGGTTCTGGACGGGGAGACCGCCTTTCGGCTGTATGATACCTACGGCTTTCCGCTCGAACTTACCCGCGAGATTGTCGCGGAGCAAGGGCTGGCGGTGGATGAGAGCGGATTCCGCACGGCGATGGAGGCGCAACGCGAGCGCGCCCGCGCCGCCCGCGGGCAGAGCGAGTACATTTCCGAGCGCGGGGCTTTCTACCGGGATTTGCGCGACGAGTTGGGGGAAACCAGGTTTGTCGGGTACACCGAACTGGAGTCCGTATGCCGGGTGGCCGCCATCCTCGCCGATGACCGGCGGGCCCCGGCGGCCGGCCCCGGAGAGACGGTTGAGGCGGTGTTCGATGTCACCCCCTGCTACGCCGAGGGGGGCGGGCAGGTGGCCGACCACGCCGTCGTTATGGACGCGAGCGGGCTTAAGGCACGGGTGACGGAGGTCGTGCGCCCTGTGGACGGCCTTTTCCTGCACCGGGTCGAAATCACCGAGGGGAACCTGCGCGAAGGGCAGACGGTCAAAGTGGCCGTGGACGCCGTACGAAGACGGGCCGTCTGCCGTAACCATACCGCCACCCACCTGTTGCACCGGGCCTTGAAGGACGTGCTGGGCGAACACGCCAATCAGGCAGGGTCGCTTGTGGCGCCCGACCGGCTGCGCTTCGACTTCACGCACTACCAGGCTCCGACGGCCGAGGAACTGGCGCGTGTGGAAAAGGAAGTCAACGCCGCCGTCTTCAACGACCTGCCGGTGGACGCTTTCACCACTTCTTACGAGCACGCACGTGAACTGGGGGCGACCGCCCTTTTCGGAGAGAAGTACGGCGACACGGTACGGGTCGTCCGGGTGGGTGACTTCAGCATGGAGCTTTGCGGCGGAACGCATGTCCCGTCGACCGGAACCATCGGGCTTTTCAAGATCACCGGTGAGGGAAGCGTCGGTGCGGGACTGCGCCGCATCGAGGCGCTTACGGGGGAGGCGGCTCTGGCCCACCTGTTGCAGCGGGAGGTGCAGGTCGAGGCGATTTCCAGGGCCCTCAAGGCCGCGCCGGAGCAGGTGGTGGATCGCGTCGAGGGCCTGGTGCGCACCGTCAAGAGCCTGGAACGCGAAAACGAACACCTGCGGGACCGGGTGGCCGCGACGGAGGTACTGGACATCCTGGGGCAAGCCCGGGAGCATAACGGGGTGAAGGTACTTGTCACGCGCGTCCGGCCGCGGGAGATGGCCGAACTCCGCGGGTTGGTCGATGTGCTCCGGGACCGCCTCGGTCCAGCGGTTATTGTCCTTGGCGCGGCTACAGGTGAACGCGTCAACCTGGTGGCCGCCGTGGACCGTGGCCTCACCGCCAGGGGCCTTCACGCCGGGCAGATAGTCAAGGAAGCGGCGGCCATCGTCGGCGGTGGAGGCGGCGGGCGGCCGGAGATGGCCCAGGCCGGCGGCAAGGAGCCGGTGCGCCTCAACGAAGCTCTGGAGAGGGCCCGTACCGCGGTGCTGAGGTCGCTCCGTTCTCAGGCAACGGCTGAGGAAGGACGCTAA
- a CDS encoding homocysteine biosynthesis protein encodes MAIEKTYAEINERIRAGRAVVVTAEEAAAMVREKGVAETARTVDVVTTGTFSPMCSSGVYFNFGHAKPRIKAQRIWLNGVPCGGGLAAVDGFLGATALPEDDPANANHPGEFRYGGGHVIHDLVSRHEIHFRAVGYGTDCYPRREVETWLTIDDMNEVVLFNPRNSYQNYNVAVNLGPHTIYTYMGILKPHLGNAHYATSGLLSPLMKDPYFRTIGIGTRIFLGGGVGHIVWHGTQHFPSVKEGPVPGSIVAAGGTLAVMGDLKQMRPEWLVGASIVGYGVSLFVGIGLPIPVLNEEILYYAALGDEQLYAPVVDYSKAYPQRQPDTLGLVSYGELKSGRITVCGKDVPTAPLSSFPRAREIAATLKDWIRSARFFLAEPTQLLPPPGAGLQANVLDIRPPKGE; translated from the coding sequence ATGGCCATCGAGAAGACTTACGCAGAGATCAACGAGCGCATTCGGGCCGGCCGGGCCGTGGTCGTCACCGCCGAAGAGGCGGCGGCCATGGTGCGTGAAAAGGGCGTGGCGGAGACCGCCCGCACCGTCGACGTTGTCACGACCGGGACCTTCAGCCCGATGTGCTCCTCCGGGGTCTACTTCAATTTCGGGCATGCCAAGCCGCGGATCAAGGCGCAGCGCATCTGGCTCAACGGCGTGCCCTGCGGCGGGGGTCTGGCGGCTGTGGACGGGTTCCTCGGCGCCACGGCGTTGCCTGAGGACGACCCCGCGAACGCCAACCACCCGGGGGAGTTCCGCTACGGCGGGGGGCATGTCATCCATGACCTGGTGAGCCGCCACGAGATCCACTTCCGCGCTGTAGGGTACGGCACGGACTGTTACCCGCGCCGCGAGGTGGAAACATGGCTGACCATTGATGACATGAACGAAGTCGTCCTCTTCAATCCGCGCAATAGCTACCAAAACTACAATGTGGCCGTAAACCTCGGCCCGCACACGATTTATACGTACATGGGCATCTTAAAGCCCCATCTCGGCAACGCCCATTATGCGACCAGCGGGCTCCTGAGCCCCCTCATGAAGGACCCGTATTTCCGAACCATCGGTATCGGCACCCGGATCTTTCTGGGCGGCGGGGTAGGGCATATCGTCTGGCACGGCACGCAGCACTTCCCATCAGTCAAGGAAGGGCCGGTGCCGGGCTCGATCGTGGCCGCCGGCGGAACACTGGCCGTGATGGGCGATCTGAAACAAATGCGGCCCGAATGGCTCGTAGGGGCGAGCATCGTGGGTTACGGGGTAAGCCTTTTTGTCGGCATCGGCCTGCCGATCCCGGTCCTTAACGAAGAGATCCTTTATTATGCCGCGCTTGGCGACGAACAGCTTTACGCGCCGGTTGTCGATTATAGCAAGGCTTACCCGCAGCGTCAGCCGGACACCCTCGGACTGGTAAGTTACGGGGAACTGAAGTCCGGACGGATCACGGTCTGCGGCAAGGATGTGCCCACGGCCCCGCTGTCGAGCTTCCCGCGGGCCCGGGAGATCGCGGCCACGCTGAAGGACTGGATCCGGTCCGCGCGCTTCTTCCTGGCCGAACCGACCCAGCTCCTGCCCCCACCCGGGGCCGGTTTACAAGCCAACGTCCTGGACATCCGCCCGCCGAAAGGAGAGTGA